From Nitrospinota bacterium, the proteins below share one genomic window:
- the pyk gene encoding pyruvate kinase, producing the protein MKLPNHKTKIVCTIGPASRSESVLKKLVKSGMSVARLNFSHGTLEGHRENIRRIRSVAAQLDRVVTTLIDLPGPKIRVGKLQNEPLVLKRGDNVTLTTKDVLGTTSLISVNYDRLPESVSKGSLIFLNDGFVELKVQEVLSNEVRCKVTIGGQLLSYKGLNLPNVKLLIDVVTDKDLDFVDFGLKEGVDAFSVSFVEKAEDIVKVKEFARKKGKPIYVVAKIEREEAVNNFDEILNVADAIMIARGDLGVQIPLEEVPAVQKKLIHKSNLLGRPVITATQMLESMTENVRPTRAEVTDVANAILDGTDAVMLSGETAIGRYPVETVRMMARIAVSIERQRLSISPSSNVEESFLSGVGQKTVSIEDVVSLNVIEAMRALNARFILTPTDTGNTPRRISRFKPDCWILAFSKCERTHRFLSLSYGVYPFLIENKADSWHDLVMKLMKDARLGKRGDKVILTEGLSSGQAGGTDSLRIITLV; encoded by the coding sequence TTGAAGCTACCCAATCATAAAACAAAGATCGTGTGCACGATCGGGCCGGCTTCCCGCTCAGAGTCTGTCCTGAAGAAACTGGTCAAGAGTGGCATGAGTGTGGCCCGGCTCAATTTTTCTCACGGCACCCTTGAGGGTCACAGGGAAAATATCCGGCGCATACGCTCTGTAGCGGCCCAGTTAGATCGAGTAGTTACGACTCTTATTGATCTCCCCGGTCCCAAAATCCGCGTTGGCAAACTGCAGAACGAACCGCTTGTGCTTAAGAGAGGTGACAACGTGACCCTCACCACTAAGGATGTTCTTGGTACGACCTCCCTTATATCTGTCAATTACGACAGGTTACCAGAGAGCGTGTCTAAGGGTAGCCTCATCTTTCTCAACGATGGTTTTGTGGAATTGAAAGTACAGGAGGTATTAAGCAATGAGGTGAGGTGTAAGGTTACGATTGGTGGGCAATTACTATCCTACAAAGGCCTGAACCTTCCGAATGTAAAATTATTGATAGATGTAGTAACAGACAAAGATCTCGATTTTGTTGATTTTGGATTGAAGGAGGGGGTGGATGCCTTTAGCGTTTCGTTTGTAGAAAAGGCAGAGGATATCGTCAAGGTCAAGGAATTTGCAAGAAAAAAGGGCAAACCTATTTACGTGGTGGCAAAGATTGAGCGGGAAGAGGCAGTCAATAACTTCGATGAAATACTGAATGTGGCGGATGCGATTATGATCGCTCGTGGAGACCTTGGGGTGCAGATACCTCTAGAAGAGGTGCCTGCGGTCCAGAAAAAGCTCATCCACAAGTCAAATCTCTTGGGGCGTCCGGTCATCACCGCTACGCAAATGTTGGAATCCATGACAGAGAACGTACGCCCAACTCGGGCTGAAGTAACAGATGTGGCAAACGCAATTTTGGATGGGACCGATGCCGTGATGCTGTCTGGAGAAACTGCGATTGGCCGATATCCTGTGGAGACGGTAAGAATGATGGCCAGAATCGCGGTGTCTATTGAACGTCAGCGGCTAAGCATAAGTCCATCATCGAACGTCGAAGAGTCCTTTCTGAGTGGTGTGGGTCAGAAGACCGTGTCGATTGAGGATGTTGTATCCCTGAATGTGATCGAAGCCATGCGCGCATTAAATGCACGCTTTATTTTGACACCTACCGATACGGGCAATACACCTCGTCGTATCTCCAGATTTAAGCCCGATTGTTGGATTCTAGCTTTTAGTAAATGTGAGAGAACACACAGATTTTTATCATTGTCTTATGGAGTTTACCCATTTTTGATAGAGAACAAGGCTGATAGTTGGCATGATCTGGTAATGAAATTAATGAAAGATGCCAGATTAGGAAAAAGAGGTGACAAGGTGATATTAACTGAGGGCTTATCTTCTGGACAGGCTGGTGGTACCGATTCGCTTAGAATAATTACGTTGGTATGA
- a CDS encoding PhzF family phenazine biosynthesis protein, whose product MPTYRVLQADVFTDRPFGGNPVAVLPDAEGLDEATMQAIAREMNLSETAFVFPPTDAEADVHVRFFTPNQEIPFAGHPTLGTHYLLALEGRYELDEPVTRIHQEIGLGVLPVDLHVAEGRVTHVVMTQGLPVFGPEVSDRRLVARAVGMPPEALAPGLPVQVVSTGLPHLIIPVASLKDVEAACVERAAMDELAEAVGVDCFMPFSLETADPDKTVHVRMFAPRMGVLEDPATGSGSGALGAYLVRYRLVEVSLPTTVIVSEQGLEAGRPSTLLIEVDGSDEILGVRVGGQVVKVMEGTLTF is encoded by the coding sequence ATGCCTACATACCGCGTTCTCCAGGCCGATGTATTTACCGACCGCCCCTTCGGGGGCAACCCCGTTGCGGTGCTGCCCGACGCCGAGGGGTTGGACGAGGCGACGATGCAGGCCATCGCCCGGGAGATGAACCTCTCGGAGACGGCCTTCGTCTTTCCGCCGACTGACGCCGAGGCCGACGTACATGTCCGCTTCTTCACCCCCAATCAAGAGATCCCCTTCGCGGGACACCCTACCCTGGGCACCCACTACCTCCTCGCGCTGGAGGGCCGCTACGAGCTCGACGAGCCCGTGACCCGCATCCACCAGGAGATCGGCCTCGGAGTGCTCCCCGTGGACCTCCACGTGGCCGAAGGAAGGGTGACCCACGTGGTCATGACCCAGGGGCTTCCGGTCTTCGGCCCAGAAGTAAGTGACCGCCGCCTGGTCGCCAGAGCCGTCGGCATGCCGCCGGAGGCCCTCGCCCCGGGGCTTCCCGTCCAGGTCGTCTCGACGGGGCTGCCCCATCTCATCATCCCCGTAGCCAGCCTCAAGGACGTGGAGGCCGCCTGCGTGGAGCGGGCCGCGATGGACGAGCTTGCAGAAGCCGTGGGGGTGGACTGCTTCATGCCCTTCAGCCTGGAGACGGCGGACCCGGACAAGACCGTCCACGTCCGGATGTTCGCCCCGCGCATGGGAGTTTTAGAAGACCCGGCCACGGGAAGCGGCTCGGGGGCCCTTGGGGCCTACCTCGTCCGCTACCGTCTGGTGGAGGTGAGCCTGCCCACAACGGTCATCGTCTCGGAGCAGGGGCTCGAGGCGGGCCGTCCCTCCACGCTCCTAATTGAGGTTGACGGGTCAGACGAGATTTTAGGCGTCAGGGTGGGCGGACAGGTGGTCAAGGTGATGGAAGGGACTCTTACATTTTGA
- a CDS encoding methylated-DNA--[protein]-cysteine S-methyltransferase, translated as MEPIIYKSEVLSPAGAIRLACTDRGACALVLPGVVNPKEKVARSFALARPGPADHPILRPLIEACSRYFGGEPDALEGQPVDFSFVTDFQARVLEAARTIPPGMVRSYGWVARKLGNPKSARAVGGALAANPVPLIVPCHRVVAANGSLGGFTGGIAWKRRLLAIEGEISGHSLKKSQKNP; from the coding sequence ATGGAGCCTATTATTTACAAATCGGAGGTTCTCTCACCCGCGGGCGCGATACGCCTGGCATGCACCGACCGGGGGGCCTGCGCGCTGGTCCTGCCCGGGGTGGTGAATCCCAAGGAGAAGGTCGCCCGGTCGTTCGCGCTTGCTAGGCCGGGCCCGGCCGACCACCCGATCCTCCGGCCACTCATCGAGGCCTGCTCGCGCTACTTCGGCGGCGAGCCGGATGCTCTTGAGGGCCAGCCCGTGGACTTCTCTTTCGTAACGGACTTTCAAGCCCGCGTCTTAGAGGCGGCCCGGACCATCCCTCCGGGAATGGTCCGCTCCTACGGGTGGGTCGCCCGCAAGTTGGGAAACCCTAAGTCGGCCAGGGCCGTGGGCGGGGCGCTGGCGGCGAATCCGGTTCCGCTGATCGTGCCCTGCCACCGGGTGGTCGCGGCCAACGGCTCCCTTGGAGGTTTCACGGGAGGAATTGCGTGGAAACGCAGGCTCCTGGCGATTGAAGGAGAGATTTCCGGCCATTCTCTCAAAAAATCGCAAAAAAACCCTTGA
- a CDS encoding HEAT repeat domain-containing protein: protein MDEALAFLDPQFRPSVCLAAYGFVVAFKGEWAHSNWEKFLAEEVAATGLGDLADDPAQRNALGSFLEELKALYHEEGEEAFARRMEEVREEVFKPSQPTGLLAVVGSNILGFWKSLLDWFRHLWAAELKAESLPRGIPLAVRGLLGTLFPVIKLKYVFVLIAAVFVGGWGTNALRYRAVVNALDARQFEAAQQAAAVLEESFLSRIHAFNPLEAFWLRPAFGRLMEEQVSFGAYEEGELARLGERIALFTDLPGISLLDLSLEEHQDEVRWNDQPTPARDLMAHKPGLALLSSDGALQTVILEVWAWRALRKRPHPRFGTIPVVVDLADFVGDADDLANHIVATLRASSQSHGVEIPGRVVRQRAAEGGFLLVVTRLEASGDPIRTAEAVRSLISDVSWRNNRWWVGYRIEFARRSLRPSLSPLTEVWVAKFQEAELAGVVRDAIPQAPDAVVADLRRTPRVARALRNPLVMAMFLKQYRRNRTVPHRLGSFYRAVTLEALSSSRTEDEEGEALSPQAKEYLLGKLAETIGPRRETLPRFEAEAALAQTLKGRLKEPSVSVISKASKAMEVLLQTDLIVADSSATSWSSGYQVRFLLPSFREYFHATAVARRLPGAEREGKAEAELAPFLDDPAMQYAASFLVGLVEDATIIFDLLLARLRRAMSEEFPKASRRYLRLSARLLPSAMGVDGATVDELTEELVAQAREASFTSDRERALKVLGYVRNSAAHSALLEGLRDRDARVRRAAVVGLQRGGGAEAVGPLVAALKDKDPSVQAGAAAALALAPRDRVVPALDALMDGEAPALRTRVVTVLGQVGGRGATVALEKALADENRLVRRFAARALGKLARPESQAALSRLLKDSDVAVRAEAAHALGAMKASSAVAPLREALGDESLRVRQAAAEALGEVGTKDAVAAIGNALNGSSVLEQRGLAIALGRARSSEAQQTLQRLLANGAPVVQSAAVQALGRMSGPRSVEVLTEALQGMDVSVRREAAATLRRLRDRRAIPTLKGLLTDPDHLIRAEAVQGLGDLADHAARNSVAMCATDGDAEVRRVTAEALGRIGGDATDGVLARLVVDEVAEVRAAALGAYAARPDRAQEDLFIRALDDPDPGVRYSSAAALERYPSSKAIAALIAHAADPDPFARREIVRVLGLIGEERAVSVLLERLVEADPSIRAEAARSLKRVGPLALPALEAVLALEMPSDPVAEELYDVSVSLDAKINRRSPTQLAAVADRYVEHMQWRRALTLYKAALGLAETPGRKAKLHAAIGDVLKALGDSEAAREAYQRSLALDPYNRRAQEALEVTETARRQAP, encoded by the coding sequence GTGGATGAGGCCCTCGCATTTTTAGACCCGCAATTCAGGCCCTCGGTATGCCTGGCCGCCTACGGCTTCGTCGTCGCCTTCAAAGGGGAGTGGGCGCACTCCAATTGGGAGAAGTTCCTGGCCGAGGAGGTTGCCGCTACGGGGCTGGGCGACCTGGCTGACGACCCCGCCCAGCGAAACGCTCTAGGCTCCTTCTTAGAAGAGCTCAAAGCCCTCTATCATGAGGAGGGCGAGGAGGCCTTCGCTCGACGTATGGAGGAGGTTCGGGAGGAGGTCTTTAAGCCGAGCCAGCCGACGGGCTTGCTTGCTGTGGTCGGCTCGAACATCTTGGGCTTCTGGAAATCCTTGCTCGATTGGTTTCGCCACCTCTGGGCTGCGGAGCTCAAGGCTGAGTCGCTACCCCGCGGCATTCCCCTCGCTGTCCGAGGCCTGCTCGGCACCCTCTTCCCCGTCATCAAACTCAAGTACGTGTTTGTGCTTATAGCGGCCGTCTTTGTAGGAGGGTGGGGGACCAACGCTCTGCGCTACCGCGCGGTGGTAAATGCCCTGGACGCCCGTCAGTTTGAGGCGGCCCAGCAGGCCGCCGCCGTCCTGGAGGAGTCCTTCCTAAGCCGCATCCACGCCTTTAATCCCCTGGAAGCATTCTGGCTTAGGCCTGCCTTCGGCCGGCTCATGGAAGAACAGGTCTCCTTCGGCGCTTACGAGGAAGGAGAGTTGGCCCGCCTGGGTGAACGGATTGCTTTATTCACCGACCTGCCCGGTATCAGTCTGCTCGATCTCTCCTTGGAGGAGCACCAGGACGAGGTGAGGTGGAATGACCAGCCTACTCCGGCCCGCGACCTTATGGCGCACAAGCCGGGCCTCGCCCTCTTGAGCTCGGATGGCGCCCTCCAGACGGTGATCCTTGAGGTCTGGGCGTGGAGGGCTCTACGAAAGAGGCCCCACCCCCGCTTCGGAACAATTCCGGTTGTGGTGGACTTGGCCGATTTTGTTGGGGATGCCGACGATCTGGCCAACCATATAGTGGCCACCCTCCGTGCATCCTCTCAATCCCATGGGGTTGAGATTCCCGGGAGGGTTGTCCGTCAGCGGGCTGCCGAAGGCGGCTTCCTGCTGGTCGTGACCCGCTTGGAAGCGAGCGGCGATCCGATTAGGACCGCTGAGGCGGTGCGCTCCCTGATATCCGATGTATCCTGGAGAAATAACCGCTGGTGGGTCGGCTACCGGATCGAATTCGCTCGCCGCTCTCTCCGGCCATCCCTGAGTCCGCTCACGGAAGTCTGGGTCGCCAAGTTTCAGGAAGCTGAGCTGGCTGGTGTGGTCCGGGATGCTATTCCTCAAGCCCCCGACGCCGTTGTGGCCGATCTTCGAAGAACTCCACGGGTTGCCCGGGCACTTCGCAACCCACTCGTCATGGCCATGTTCCTCAAACAATATCGGCGTAACCGGACGGTGCCGCATCGTCTGGGATCGTTCTACCGTGCCGTCACGCTCGAGGCATTGAGTTCCTCTCGTACTGAGGACGAGGAGGGTGAGGCCCTGTCCCCACAGGCCAAGGAGTACCTACTGGGCAAGCTGGCTGAAACCATAGGTCCGAGGCGTGAGACCCTCCCACGCTTTGAGGCTGAGGCGGCCCTCGCCCAGACCCTGAAGGGTCGGCTCAAAGAGCCCTCAGTGTCGGTAATATCAAAAGCTTCTAAGGCCATGGAGGTCTTGTTGCAGACCGACCTCATTGTGGCGGATTCGTCCGCGACTTCGTGGAGTTCAGGCTACCAGGTGCGCTTTCTCTTGCCGTCCTTCCGCGAATACTTTCATGCGACGGCTGTGGCCCGCCGTCTCCCCGGCGCCGAGCGAGAGGGGAAGGCTGAGGCAGAGCTGGCGCCCTTCCTGGATGACCCTGCCATGCAGTATGCCGCAAGCTTTCTAGTGGGACTGGTTGAGGATGCGACGATCATCTTCGATCTTCTTCTCGCCCGTCTCCGTCGTGCCATGTCCGAGGAGTTCCCAAAGGCCTCCCGCCGCTACCTACGGCTGTCGGCGCGACTTCTTCCGAGCGCGATGGGGGTCGATGGTGCCACCGTGGATGAGCTGACCGAGGAGCTGGTCGCTCAGGCCCGGGAGGCCTCCTTCACATCTGACCGGGAGCGTGCCTTGAAGGTTCTCGGCTACGTCCGTAATTCTGCAGCCCACTCAGCCCTTCTTGAAGGACTCCGGGACCGCGATGCTCGAGTTCGGCGGGCGGCGGTGGTAGGGCTTCAACGTGGCGGCGGGGCTGAAGCGGTTGGACCATTGGTGGCCGCCCTCAAAGATAAGGACCCCTCGGTCCAGGCCGGGGCGGCGGCAGCCCTGGCCCTGGCGCCAAGGGACCGGGTGGTCCCCGCGTTGGATGCCCTCATGGACGGCGAGGCCCCGGCTCTAAGGACTCGCGTCGTGACCGTGCTCGGGCAGGTCGGCGGTCGGGGAGCGACAGTCGCCCTTGAGAAGGCTCTCGCGGATGAGAATCGTCTGGTCCGGAGGTTCGCGGCCCGCGCCCTGGGCAAGCTGGCTCGACCCGAATCCCAGGCCGCCCTGAGCCGTCTCCTTAAGGATTCAGATGTGGCAGTTAGGGCAGAAGCGGCTCATGCCTTAGGGGCCATGAAGGCCTCCAGCGCGGTTGCCCCCTTGCGGGAGGCATTGGGGGATGAGTCCCTCCGGGTTAGGCAGGCGGCGGCCGAGGCCCTGGGGGAGGTAGGGACGAAGGACGCAGTGGCGGCCATTGGGAATGCCCTCAACGGCTCGTCTGTCTTGGAACAGCGGGGTTTGGCGATCGCGCTTGGGCGGGCGCGAAGCTCCGAGGCCCAACAAACGCTACAGAGGTTGCTGGCCAATGGGGCTCCGGTGGTCCAGAGCGCCGCGGTTCAAGCCCTTGGCCGGATGAGCGGCCCCCGCTCAGTAGAGGTATTGACGGAGGCCCTCCAGGGGATGGATGTCTCAGTCCGACGCGAGGCGGCCGCCACGCTCCGACGTCTTCGCGACCGACGGGCCATCCCGACGTTGAAGGGTCTCCTGACAGACCCTGACCACCTCATCCGAGCCGAGGCCGTCCAGGGTCTCGGTGACCTGGCGGACCACGCGGCGAGGAATTCTGTGGCTATGTGTGCCACCGACGGTGATGCTGAGGTCCGACGGGTGACAGCCGAAGCTCTTGGGAGGATTGGGGGTGATGCGACCGATGGCGTCCTCGCTCGGCTTGTCGTCGACGAGGTGGCGGAGGTGAGGGCGGCGGCCCTGGGCGCGTATGCTGCCAGGCCTGATAGAGCCCAGGAAGATCTCTTCATCCGAGCGCTCGACGACCCCGACCCTGGGGTTCGCTACAGCTCGGCCGCTGCCTTAGAGCGATACCCATCGTCTAAAGCGATTGCAGCGCTCATAGCACATGCGGCCGACCCGGACCCCTTCGCGCGGCGGGAGATCGTTAGGGTGCTCGGGCTGATTGGGGAGGAGCGTGCGGTTTCTGTTCTGTTGGAGCGGCTTGTGGAGGCCGACCCGTCAATCCGGGCCGAAGCGGCCCGGAGCCTGAAGAGAGTCGGCCCTCTAGCTTTGCCGGCCCTGGAGGCTGTCCTGGCTTTGGAGATGCCGTCCGATCCCGTGGCCGAAGAGCTCTATGACGTCTCAGTTTCCCTGGACGCCAAGATCAACAGGCGGAGCCCCACGCAGCTTGCCGCCGTCGCGGACCGATATGTCGAACACATGCAGTGGCGGCGGGCCCTGACCCTGTACAAGGCGGCCCTCGGATTGGCTGAGACTCCTGGGAGAAAGGCTAAGCTCCATGCCGCCATCGGCGATGTCCTCAAAGCGCTTGGGGATTCAGAAGCCGCCCGCGAAGCCTACCAGCGCTCCCTTGCCCTCGACCCATACAACAGGCGGGCTCAAGAGGCTCTTGAAGTCACCGAGACGGCTCGACGCCAGGCTCCTTAA
- a CDS encoding GNAT family N-acetyltransferase, producing MESVEAVSHLEGTLDPSVKTLTRYSEMVAVEATQRQILRRPKPYNPQELLEISRTGGLVLGGFLGDNLVAFAVAVSSSDSDGPYLFGVALAVRRGHRNLGLGRLLKMAQKDHVLAQGLTRMGWTFAPLLARTAHFHCTAIGAICRAYKADYFDSAEGREDHLLTNERLLVSWDLTSKRVEARLAGERPKPPEGTWVTRVVDEGSLPRLAETFLDKADTRLMMEIPLDLPPYREYPEVLNDWRRGVGLLLEKYVNIDGYAVTECFTTILDDVRRSFYLLERPA from the coding sequence ATGGAGAGCGTCGAGGCCGTCTCCCATCTTGAGGGAACCCTGGACCCTTCGGTCAAGACCCTCACTCGTTACAGTGAAATGGTGGCCGTCGAGGCCACCCAGCGCCAAATACTGCGGCGCCCTAAACCTTACAACCCACAGGAGCTTCTCGAAATAAGCCGCACCGGAGGCCTGGTTCTTGGTGGGTTCTTAGGGGATAATCTCGTCGCATTCGCCGTGGCCGTCTCCTCATCCGACAGCGATGGGCCCTACCTCTTCGGCGTGGCCTTGGCGGTGCGCCGCGGCCATCGCAATTTGGGCCTCGGACGCCTGCTAAAGATGGCCCAGAAAGACCACGTCCTCGCCCAGGGTCTCACCCGAATGGGCTGGACCTTCGCTCCTCTCCTTGCCAGAACGGCCCACTTCCATTGCACCGCCATAGGGGCTATCTGCCGGGCCTACAAGGCCGACTATTTCGATTCGGCAGAGGGTCGTGAGGACCATCTCTTGACCAATGAGCGGCTTCTCGTCTCCTGGGACCTCACCTCCAAGCGTGTTGAGGCCCGTCTCGCGGGAGAGCGTCCGAAGCCGCCGGAGGGGACCTGGGTCACTAGGGTCGTCGATGAAGGCAGCCTTCCCCGGTTGGCCGAGACCTTCTTGGATAAGGCTGATACTCGGCTTATGATGGAGATACCGCTCGATCTACCACCTTACAGAGAATACCCGGAAGTTCTGAACGACTGGCGACGTGGGGTGGGGCTACTTCTAGAAAAGTATGTCAATATTGACGGGTATGCTGTGACCGAGTGCTTTACAACTATCCTCGATGATGTACGACGTTCATTCTACCTCCTCGAACGGCCGGCCTGA
- the gshB gene encoding glutathione synthase, producing MEIAFIMDPLESIDPRFETTVALMAECNERGHGVFFLEPHDLYVRANRVMARMWRVTVPRAFGVQAYWEAVEQAWLSQAPDSLPLEDLDVIFMRKDPPLNLEMAGHLQILRDRVFLINDPMGVVKASNKLYNLNFPDVIPETHVSRDPKRLRRVIEEFGGDMVMKPYAGHGGHGVIKVSTRDEENLDSLLHYYVDDLRPYRERNSVIVQEFLSAARQGDKRILLLDGEVLGAMRRIPKKGEIRANIHVGAAFLQCDVTAVDLDIIDILKPKLQADGLHFVGIDVIEDKLIEINVISPGGIPRINSLSGKRLEVAVIDFVEARARALMAKQVAASP from the coding sequence GTGGAAATTGCCTTCATCATGGACCCCCTGGAATCGATCGACCCCCGTTTCGAGACCACCGTGGCCCTCATGGCCGAGTGCAACGAACGGGGCCATGGTGTTTTCTTTCTGGAGCCCCACGACCTCTACGTTCGGGCGAACCGGGTCATGGCCCGGATGTGGCGGGTAACCGTTCCCCGAGCCTTCGGGGTGCAGGCTTATTGGGAAGCGGTCGAGCAGGCATGGCTCTCTCAGGCCCCTGACTCCCTACCCCTTGAGGACCTCGATGTCATCTTCATGCGGAAAGATCCGCCGCTCAACCTCGAGATGGCGGGTCACCTCCAGATCCTCCGGGACCGGGTATTCCTCATTAACGACCCTATGGGGGTTGTGAAAGCCTCGAATAAGCTCTACAACCTCAACTTCCCCGACGTCATCCCCGAAACCCACGTCTCCCGAGACCCGAAACGGCTCAGGCGGGTCATAGAGGAGTTCGGGGGGGATATGGTTATGAAGCCTTACGCCGGCCACGGAGGCCACGGCGTCATCAAAGTCTCCACCCGCGACGAGGAAAACCTCGACTCCCTGCTCCATTACTATGTGGACGATCTCCGTCCCTACCGGGAGAGAAACAGCGTCATCGTCCAGGAGTTTCTAAGCGCTGCCAGGCAGGGCGATAAGCGGATTTTGCTGCTCGACGGCGAGGTTCTGGGGGCCATGCGGCGAATCCCCAAGAAGGGCGAGATCCGGGCCAATATCCACGTGGGGGCCGCATTCCTGCAGTGTGACGTGACGGCAGTGGACCTCGATATTATCGACATCCTTAAGCCGAAGCTCCAGGCCGACGGCCTCCACTTCGTCGGGATAGATGTCATCGAGGATAAGCTCATCGAGATAAACGTCATCTCCCCCGGTGGAATCCCACGGATTAATTCCCTCTCAGGCAAGCGGCTAGAAGTGGCGGTCATAGACTTCGTCGAAGCTCGCGCGCGGGCGTTGATGGCCAAGCAAGTGGCCGCGAGCCCCTGA
- a CDS encoding alpha/beta hydrolase yields MWPLEKTLIYYPDKYIEATPAEYGLAFEEVFFLTSDGMELHGWWIPAGGGGAARPTILWMHGNAGNISHRLHNARLLHDRLDVNIFLFDYREYGLSQGEVSEEGTYTDADGALAYLMSRPDLDSSRLVYFGRSVGAAVAVELARRRAPAALILESPMTSIRAMARAIFPWLPVGSLLSTKYDSLAKIGALRVPLLVLHGTADEIVPFAQGRELFEAANEPKRFYAIEGARHNDTYFVGGEDYLSAWETFLDELSQPGGG; encoded by the coding sequence GTGTGGCCCCTGGAAAAGACCCTCATCTATTATCCCGATAAGTACATCGAGGCGACCCCGGCCGAGTACGGACTCGCCTTCGAGGAGGTCTTCTTCCTCACTTCTGACGGGATGGAGCTCCACGGCTGGTGGATACCGGCCGGGGGCGGCGGCGCCGCTCGCCCCACCATTCTATGGATGCACGGAAACGCAGGCAACATCTCCCACCGACTCCACAACGCCCGCCTCCTCCACGACCGTCTCGACGTCAACATCTTCCTCTTTGACTATCGCGAGTACGGCCTCAGCCAGGGCGAGGTGAGCGAGGAGGGGACCTACACCGACGCCGATGGAGCCTTGGCATATTTGATGAGCCGGCCTGATTTGGATTCCTCTCGGCTGGTCTACTTCGGCCGCTCAGTCGGCGCCGCTGTGGCTGTGGAGCTTGCCAGGCGCCGTGCCCCGGCGGCGCTTATCCTCGAGAGCCCTATGACGAGCATTCGAGCCATGGCCCGGGCCATCTTTCCGTGGCTGCCGGTGGGCTCCCTGCTCTCGACCAAGTATGATTCCTTGGCCAAAATAGGGGCGCTCCGCGTCCCACTGCTTGTCCTCCACGGCACGGCCGACGAGATTGTCCCATTCGCCCAGGGACGGGAGCTTTTTGAGGCGGCGAACGAGCCCAAGCGCTTCTACGCCATCGAGGGCGCACGCCACAACGACACCTACTTCGTCGGCGGCGAGGACTACCTTAGCGCCTGGGAGACCTTCCTGGATGAGTTGAGTCAGCCCGGGGGAGGGTGA
- a CDS encoding transglutaminase family protein, with product MPTMTDGELSALLKLLEDPDSSTRAWAEMSLASLDQAALDQLRGASGRAAPEVARRIEELAFLAPRRAPVEDLARLVETGGDEVDLEAGLWCLARFRDPDLVTAPYTRELERLAEAVRSRTGRVEPPLQAFKGFVKTLFDDEGFRGNVADYYDPDNGFFHKVLDSRRGIPITLSALCLLVGHRLGLPLAGIGLPGHFLCRFGSEEGGVYFDPFHNGRLLTREDSAALCRQAGFIFREDYLSPSTNREMLMRMVRNLREIYLQREALLEVSLMEDYMAVLGRVEEDESEGVEEQPDGEAPDELR from the coding sequence ATGCCGACCATGACCGATGGCGAGCTTTCGGCTCTCCTTAAGCTTCTGGAAGACCCCGACTCCTCGACCCGGGCGTGGGCGGAGATGAGCCTCGCCTCCCTTGACCAGGCCGCCCTGGACCAGCTTCGAGGCGCGAGCGGCCGGGCTGCTCCTGAGGTGGCTCGGCGCATCGAGGAGCTTGCCTTCCTAGCTCCCCGGCGGGCCCCGGTGGAGGATCTCGCTCGCCTCGTGGAGACCGGTGGCGATGAGGTGGACCTGGAGGCGGGCCTTTGGTGTCTGGCCCGCTTTCGCGACCCCGACCTGGTGACCGCACCCTACACCAGAGAGCTGGAGCGCCTGGCTGAGGCGGTCCGGAGCCGGACAGGCCGGGTCGAGCCCCCCCTGCAGGCGTTCAAGGGCTTCGTTAAAACCCTTTTCGATGATGAAGGATTCCGAGGGAACGTAGCCGACTACTACGACCCGGACAACGGCTTCTTTCACAAGGTACTGGATAGTCGCCGTGGAATCCCGATAACGTTGAGCGCCCTATGTCTTCTCGTCGGCCATCGCTTGGGGCTCCCTCTTGCGGGAATCGGGCTGCCGGGCCACTTCCTTTGCCGCTTCGGGTCAGAAGAGGGAGGGGTCTATTTCGACCCTTTCCATAACGGTCGCCTCCTGACCCGCGAAGACTCCGCGGCTTTGTGCCGCCAGGCGGGCTTCATTTTCCGGGAGGACTACCTAAGCCCTTCCACGAACCGGGAGATGCTGATGCGGATGGTCCGGAACCTCCGCGAGATTTACCTCCAGCGGGAGGCCCTGTTGGAGGTCAGCCTGATGGAGGACTACATGGCTGTTCTGGGTCGTGTGGAGGAGGATGAGAGCGAAGGGGTAGAGGAGCAGCCTGACGGCGAGGCTCCCGATGAGTTAAGGTAG